In Pseudomonas fluorescens NCIMB 11764, a single window of DNA contains:
- a CDS encoding carbon-nitrogen hydrolase family protein: MTKVAIIQRPPVLLDRGATIARAVQSVAEAAAAGASLIVLPESFIPGYPSWIWRLAAGKDGAVVGQLHTRLLANAVDIAKGDLNELCEAARVHAVTIVCGINECERQTGGGTLYNSVVVIGTDGAVLNRHRKLMPTNPERMVHGFGDASGLRTVDTPVGRVGALICWENYMPLARYSLYAQGVEIYVAPTYDTGDGWISTMRHIALEGRCWVLGSGTALRGSDIPDDFPARAQLFAEPDEWINDGDSVVVNPQGRIVAGPLHREAGILYADIDVALVAPARRALDVTGHYARPDIFELQVRRTPATPVRYIDE; the protein is encoded by the coding sequence ATGACCAAGGTAGCCATTATTCAGCGCCCGCCGGTGTTGCTCGACCGCGGCGCGACGATCGCCCGGGCCGTGCAATCGGTCGCCGAGGCAGCAGCGGCTGGAGCCTCGCTGATCGTTTTGCCCGAATCGTTCATTCCCGGTTACCCGTCGTGGATCTGGCGGCTGGCGGCGGGAAAGGACGGGGCCGTAGTGGGTCAGTTGCACACGCGGCTGCTGGCCAACGCCGTCGATATCGCGAAAGGTGACCTGAACGAATTGTGCGAAGCCGCCAGGGTTCACGCCGTGACGATCGTATGCGGCATCAATGAATGCGAACGGCAAACGGGTGGCGGCACGCTCTATAACAGCGTAGTCGTTATCGGCACGGACGGCGCAGTGCTCAACCGCCACCGCAAGCTGATGCCAACGAATCCCGAGCGCATGGTGCATGGCTTCGGTGATGCCTCCGGGTTGCGCACGGTGGACACACCGGTTGGCCGCGTGGGTGCGCTGATCTGCTGGGAAAACTACATGCCACTGGCGCGCTATTCACTGTATGCCCAAGGGGTGGAAATCTACGTCGCGCCCACGTACGACACGGGCGATGGCTGGATCAGCACGATGCGTCACATTGCGCTCGAAGGCCGCTGTTGGGTGCTCGGCAGCGGCACCGCGCTGCGCGGCAGCGACATCCCCGACGACTTCCCGGCGCGTGCGCAACTGTTTGCCGAGCCGGATGAATGGATCAACGACGGTGACTCGGTGGTGGTCAATCCGCAGGGCCGGATCGTCGCCGGTCCACTGCACCGCGAGGCCGGCATTTTGTATGCGGACATCGACGTCGCACTCGTGGCGCCAGCGCGGCGAGCGCTCGACGTTACCGGGCATTACGCGCGCCCTGACATTTTCGAATTGCAGGTGCGGCGCACGCCGGCGACGCCGGTGCGCTACATCGACGAATGA
- a CDS encoding low molecular weight protein tyrosine phosphatase family protein, whose protein sequence is MLNVLFICSQNRLRSPTAERHFADWPGVKTASAGISNDAYVPVSLELLQWADLVCVMEPIHRNKLVARFGAELVDKRVVCLDIPDVYQYMEPGLVKVLEVRVRRYLPS, encoded by the coding sequence ATGTTGAACGTGCTTTTCATCTGCAGCCAGAACCGCCTGCGAAGCCCCACGGCCGAACGACATTTCGCTGACTGGCCGGGCGTGAAAACTGCGTCGGCAGGTATCAGTAACGATGCGTATGTTCCAGTCAGCCTGGAGCTGCTGCAGTGGGCTGATCTGGTATGTGTCATGGAGCCGATTCATCGCAACAAACTGGTGGCTCGATTTGGTGCGGAGCTGGTGGACAAGCGTGTCGTTTGTTTGGACATACCGGATGTTTATCAGTACATGGAGCCTGGGCTGGTCAAGGTGTTGGAGGTGAGAGTCAGGCGGTATTTGCCTTCCTGA
- a CDS encoding winged helix-turn-helix transcriptional regulator, with protein sequence MDESYGQFCTVARGAEALCERWTPLVVRELLCGSKRFNELHRGVPRMSTSLLAQRLRHLEEIGVVHRSATGKVWEYSLTEAGEELRPIIMALGHWGARWIGSRLHDDQLDAGLLMWDVRRFVRIETFPPRPVVIHFKFRDARPGEQAWWLVVEEGVADLCRDDPGRELTLVVDSSVRALTEVWSGDRTPREVLQSRELRVDGAVKDAECLWRWLGTSAFAGTRSAAVNR encoded by the coding sequence ATGGACGAAAGCTACGGTCAGTTCTGCACGGTCGCACGCGGTGCCGAAGCACTGTGCGAGCGCTGGACACCTTTGGTCGTGCGCGAGCTGTTGTGCGGCAGCAAGCGCTTCAACGAACTGCACCGCGGCGTACCCCGAATGTCCACCAGCCTGCTGGCACAGCGGCTGCGCCACCTGGAAGAAATCGGCGTCGTACACCGCTCGGCCACCGGCAAAGTCTGGGAGTACAGCCTGACCGAAGCGGGCGAGGAACTGCGCCCCATCATCATGGCACTGGGTCATTGGGGCGCACGCTGGATCGGCAGTCGCCTGCACGATGACCAACTCGACGCGGGCCTGCTGATGTGGGACGTGCGCCGGTTCGTGCGAATCGAAACATTCCCACCTCGACCGGTGGTCATCCACTTCAAATTCCGCGACGCCCGGCCCGGCGAGCAAGCGTGGTGGCTGGTGGTCGAGGAGGGCGTGGCCGACCTGTGCCGCGACGACCCCGGCCGTGAACTGACGCTGGTCGTGGATTCCAGCGTGCGCGCATTGACCGAAGTGTGGTCGGGCGATCGCACACCGCGGGAAGTGCTTCAGTCGCGAGAGTTGCGAGTGGATGGCGCGGTGAAGGATGCGGAATGTCTGTGGCGTTGGCTGGGCACGAGTGCGTTTGCGGGGACGCGAAGCGCGGCAGTCAATCGGTGA